A single genomic interval of Microbacterium oleivorans harbors:
- a CDS encoding carbohydrate ABC transporter permease, with amino-acid sequence MSVTLSTPPVADAAPTPLPPRLRTPRGGRGRGRSARATPYLMMVPAIVLFVAFFVIPLAYAVFLSFQTRSVAGGSAYGRREQVFAGLDNYAAALSNPELLASFGRLAVYGVVVVPLTLLLALAFALLLDHPRTTLASPSRIAILLPYAVPGVIASLLWGFLYLPSTTPFNAVTGIFGIPPTDFLGYPEVFGSLANIAIWGHVGFNMIIMFTALRAVPAEIYDSARVDGCSEWQIAWKIKIPLIAPALVLSGLFAFIGTLQVYSEPTILRTLTSSISSTFFPLMSIYRDAFHTDNVYGAAATSVVLAIGTLVVSLLVLKFFQRRAFTE; translated from the coding sequence ATGTCCGTCACCCTGTCCACTCCGCCGGTCGCGGATGCGGCTCCGACCCCGCTGCCCCCGCGCTTGCGCACCCCACGCGGCGGACGCGGACGCGGCCGGTCCGCGCGCGCGACGCCCTACCTCATGATGGTGCCGGCCATCGTCCTGTTCGTGGCTTTCTTCGTCATCCCGCTGGCGTACGCCGTCTTCCTGTCCTTCCAGACACGGTCGGTCGCGGGCGGGTCCGCCTACGGGCGCCGGGAGCAGGTGTTCGCGGGACTCGACAATTACGCCGCGGCGCTGTCGAACCCCGAGCTGCTCGCGTCGTTCGGACGGCTCGCCGTCTACGGCGTCGTGGTCGTGCCGCTCACCCTGCTGCTCGCGCTCGCCTTCGCGCTGCTGCTCGATCACCCGCGGACGACGTTGGCCAGCCCGTCGCGCATCGCGATCCTGCTGCCCTACGCCGTGCCTGGGGTCATCGCTTCACTGCTGTGGGGCTTCCTCTACCTGCCGAGCACGACGCCGTTCAACGCCGTCACTGGCATCTTCGGGATCCCGCCCACCGACTTCCTCGGATACCCCGAGGTCTTCGGGTCCCTCGCGAACATCGCGATCTGGGGTCACGTCGGCTTCAACATGATCATCATGTTCACGGCCCTCCGCGCGGTACCGGCGGAGATCTACGACTCGGCTCGCGTCGACGGGTGCTCCGAGTGGCAGATCGCGTGGAAGATCAAGATCCCGCTGATCGCTCCGGCGCTGGTGCTGTCCGGACTGTTCGCCTTCATCGGCACGCTGCAGGTGTATTCGGAGCCGACGATCCTCCGCACTCTCACGAGCTCGATCTCGTCGACGTTCTTCCCCCTGATGTCGATCTACCGGGATGCGTTCCATACCGACAACGTCTATGGCGCGGCAGCCACATCCGTGGTGCTCGCGATCGGCACGCTCGTCGTCTCCCTTCTCGTCCTGAAGTTCTTCCAACGTCGCGCGTTCACCGAGTGA
- a CDS encoding cytochrome P450: MASITAAARTLRDDSPHLLLRGYGFGKRIWRRVPAGARSAPMGLLGDPTVFVRGAEGVELFYDESRIRRHGAMPGIVQETLFGHGSVHSLDGEEHRHRKATFLTVAYEDEQVERLRPLLAAEWRAELDDWLSGGERSAYDAAVGAFGRAVMRWAGLPGTPAAKTRWAARLAQIVDGFGVPYSPEYALAWLNRSWSDRHAQRLIEAVRDGDLDAPEGAALRAWTWHRDRSGVLLSARLAGIELQNSMRPMIAVARFVAFAAKELHERPEWRERIAAESADRGTLDGGPLAVAFAQEIRRTAPFVPMLPARAVADVELDGQRVQAGGRVVLDILGTNLDERSWERPDSFAPERFVGVEDYEALTAFVPHGGADVATGHRCPGEKLAIAGLATAVTVLSDPGVTILGDGLDVDLRRLPTKPASGGRVQKTGEGARCPFHRR; the protein is encoded by the coding sequence ATGGCCTCGATCACCGCCGCCGCCCGGACGCTGCGAGACGACTCGCCCCACCTGCTGCTGCGCGGCTACGGGTTCGGCAAGCGGATCTGGAGGCGGGTGCCGGCGGGCGCCCGGTCGGCTCCGATGGGGCTGCTCGGCGACCCGACGGTGTTCGTGCGGGGGGCGGAGGGCGTCGAGCTGTTCTACGACGAGAGCCGCATCCGTCGTCACGGCGCGATGCCGGGGATCGTGCAGGAGACGCTCTTCGGGCACGGGTCCGTGCACAGCCTCGACGGCGAGGAGCACCGCCACCGCAAGGCGACGTTCCTGACCGTGGCGTACGAAGACGAACAGGTGGAGCGGTTGCGGCCGCTGCTGGCCGCGGAATGGCGGGCGGAGCTCGACGACTGGCTGAGCGGTGGCGAGCGATCCGCCTACGACGCCGCCGTGGGCGCCTTCGGTCGAGCGGTCATGCGCTGGGCGGGCCTGCCCGGAACCCCCGCGGCGAAGACCCGCTGGGCCGCACGCCTCGCCCAGATCGTGGACGGATTCGGTGTGCCCTACTCCCCCGAGTACGCACTCGCGTGGCTGAACCGGTCATGGTCGGATCGGCACGCACAGCGCCTCATCGAAGCGGTGCGCGACGGCGACCTCGATGCCCCCGAGGGAGCGGCGCTGCGCGCGTGGACCTGGCACCGGGACCGGTCGGGCGTGCTGCTGTCGGCGCGCCTCGCCGGCATCGAGCTGCAGAACAGCATGCGTCCGATGATCGCGGTGGCACGATTCGTCGCATTCGCGGCGAAGGAACTGCACGAGCGGCCGGAATGGCGCGAGCGCATCGCTGCGGAATCCGCCGACCGCGGCACGCTCGACGGCGGGCCGCTCGCGGTCGCGTTCGCACAGGAGATCCGGCGCACGGCCCCGTTCGTGCCCATGCTGCCCGCCCGCGCGGTGGCCGATGTCGAGCTCGACGGCCAGCGCGTGCAGGCGGGTGGTCGCGTGGTGCTCGACATCCTCGGCACGAACCTCGATGAACGGTCGTGGGAGCGCCCGGACTCGTTCGCCCCCGAGCGCTTCGTCGGCGTCGAGGACTACGAGGCGCTGACGGCCTTCGTGCCGCACGGCGGCGCGGACGTCGCGACCGGGCACCGCTGCCCGGGCGAGAAGCTCGCGATCGCGGGCCTCGCGACCGCCGTCACGGTCCTGAGCGACCCCGGCGTGACCATCCTCGGCGACGGGCTCGACGTCGACCTCCGGCGGCTGCCCACCAAGCCCGCTTCCGGCGGCCGCGTGCAGAAGACCGGTGAGGGCGCGCGCTGCCCGTTCCACCGCCGCTGA
- a CDS encoding sugar ABC transporter ATPase: MSNAFNDDLARPAAAEDVGVQPLRDGDATSEADPSLDPAQQEWDRTEAIDDALDAGVDPAELDTATATSDDPAHLPSNDDEIPVEDLPATGVQPETQGDDPIIAELGEDGEGDITDEGL, from the coding sequence ATGTCCAACGCATTCAACGACGACCTCGCCCGCCCCGCCGCTGCCGAGGACGTGGGCGTCCAGCCTCTCCGCGACGGAGACGCGACGAGCGAAGCGGACCCCTCGCTCGACCCCGCGCAGCAGGAGTGGGATCGCACGGAGGCCATCGACGATGCGCTCGACGCGGGCGTCGACCCGGCCGAGCTCGACACGGCCACGGCCACCAGCGACGACCCGGCGCACCTGCCCTCGAACGACGACGAGATCCCCGTCGAGGATCTGCCTGCCACCGGCGTTCAGCCCGAGACGCAAGGCGACGATCCGATCATCGCCGAGCTGGGCGAGGACGGCGAGGGCGACATCACCGACGAGGGGCTGTGA
- a CDS encoding multidrug effflux MFS transporter: protein MAAADAVVTKRDRAPVSPAGRRYALLVITLGLLHTLGTLTVDIYLPAFPLIGDEFDASQAVVQFTFTGAMVGMMFGQLTIGPWSDRVGRRLPLVLSSVAHVAASVLCATAPTIEILIAARFLQGAASAATVVVTIAIVRDLFIGTKMLRLLANLALIYGTAIVVGPFLGSQLLLVMDWRGVFFSLAGYAAVIGILAASTLAETLPASRRRQPGLAPILASYRAVALDRQFMGLSLVGGFAWGGMYAYLSSSSFLFQQTLGLSQWQYGLAFASHAVFMLAGSQLASLAITWWPARRLLAFATVSLLVAPVALLLLHGTGWGLWAVLPPLWLFTLALGIAKPCVQTLAMSRVTHHAGVASSLLGGLNTGVGALATPLVGLIGITSAVPVAAVMIGFELLAVLALVLVGRPATPPRHA, encoded by the coding sequence ATGGCCGCTGCCGACGCGGTCGTGACCAAGCGCGATCGGGCGCCGGTCTCACCCGCCGGCCGGCGATATGCGCTTCTGGTCATCACGCTGGGCTTGCTTCACACGCTGGGCACGCTGACGGTCGACATCTATCTGCCCGCCTTCCCGCTCATCGGCGATGAGTTCGACGCGTCGCAAGCCGTCGTGCAGTTCACCTTCACCGGCGCGATGGTCGGGATGATGTTCGGCCAGCTGACGATCGGACCATGGAGCGATCGGGTGGGACGACGACTGCCGCTCGTGCTGTCGAGCGTCGCCCACGTGGCGGCGTCGGTCCTTTGTGCGACAGCCCCGACCATCGAGATCCTGATCGCGGCGAGGTTCCTCCAGGGGGCGGCATCCGCCGCGACGGTCGTCGTCACCATCGCGATCGTCCGCGACCTCTTCATCGGGACGAAGATGCTGCGCCTGCTCGCCAATCTCGCGCTGATCTACGGGACCGCGATCGTCGTGGGGCCATTCCTCGGCTCGCAGCTGTTGCTGGTGATGGACTGGCGGGGGGTGTTCTTCTCGCTCGCCGGCTATGCGGCTGTCATCGGCATCCTCGCCGCCTCGACCCTCGCCGAGACGCTCCCCGCCAGTCGCCGGCGGCAGCCGGGGCTCGCGCCGATCCTCGCGAGTTACCGCGCGGTCGCCCTCGATCGGCAGTTCATGGGGCTGTCCCTGGTGGGCGGGTTCGCCTGGGGAGGGATGTACGCGTACCTGAGCTCGTCGTCGTTCCTGTTCCAGCAGACGTTGGGGCTCAGCCAGTGGCAGTACGGTCTCGCCTTCGCCAGTCATGCGGTCTTCATGCTCGCCGGCTCACAGCTGGCGTCGCTGGCGATCACCTGGTGGCCCGCCCGACGGCTCCTGGCATTCGCGACCGTCAGCCTGCTCGTGGCGCCGGTGGCGCTGCTTCTCCTCCACGGCACGGGGTGGGGGCTGTGGGCGGTTCTGCCCCCGCTGTGGCTGTTCACCCTCGCGCTCGGCATCGCCAAGCCCTGCGTCCAGACGCTCGCCATGTCCCGCGTCACCCACCATGCCGGCGTCGCTTCGTCTCTGCTCGGAGGACTCAACACCGGCGTCGGAGCGCTCGCCACGCCGCTCGTCGGTCTGATCGGAATCACCTCGGCGGTCCCCGTCGCCGCGGTGATGATCGGGTTCGAGCTGCTGGCAGTTCTGGCGCTCGTCCTCGTCGGTCGGCCGGCAACCCCACCCCGCCACGCGTGA
- a CDS encoding carbohydrate ABC transporter permease, whose protein sequence is MTTLTSRPTPNRATASPARRRPRAAILPTVILAVGALYCVIPIAWVLIAATKAGSELFTTPTFQPGTGLLQNLGDLFGYSSGIFGAWAANSLLYACGGALGSTLVSALAGYALAKYEFRGKNAIFVILLAGVLIPGITLAIPQYFVMSALGLANTHISVLLPVLISPFGIYLTRIYASASVPDETIEAARIDGASDVRIFGSIGIPMMLPGLVTVFLLQFIWIWNNFLLPYLMLSDDSRFPLTLGFYTMMNRGSTEPALYSAVITGSAISILAIIALMGSLQRFWKLDLLSGGLKG, encoded by the coding sequence ATGACCACTCTCACCTCACGTCCCACGCCCAACCGGGCGACGGCATCGCCTGCGCGGCGTCGTCCGCGCGCGGCGATCCTGCCCACCGTCATCCTCGCCGTCGGAGCGCTCTACTGCGTCATCCCGATCGCCTGGGTGCTCATCGCCGCCACGAAGGCCGGCTCCGAGCTCTTCACCACACCGACCTTCCAACCCGGCACCGGCCTGCTGCAGAACCTCGGCGACCTGTTCGGATACTCCTCGGGCATCTTCGGAGCGTGGGCGGCGAACTCGCTGCTCTACGCCTGCGGCGGTGCACTCGGATCCACGCTCGTGTCGGCCCTCGCCGGCTATGCGCTGGCGAAGTACGAGTTCCGCGGCAAGAACGCGATCTTCGTGATCCTGCTCGCCGGGGTGCTCATCCCCGGCATCACCCTGGCCATCCCGCAGTACTTCGTCATGTCGGCGCTGGGGCTCGCGAACACGCACATCTCGGTGCTGCTGCCCGTGCTCATCAGCCCGTTCGGCATCTACCTCACCCGCATCTACGCCAGCGCGTCGGTGCCGGACGAGACCATCGAGGCCGCGCGCATCGATGGGGCCAGCGACGTCCGAATCTTCGGCTCGATCGGCATCCCGATGATGCTGCCGGGCCTGGTCACGGTGTTCCTCCTCCAGTTCATCTGGATCTGGAACAACTTCCTGCTCCCGTACCTGATGCTCAGTGACGACTCGCGCTTTCCGCTCACCCTGGGCTTCTACACGATGATGAACCGCGGCTCGACGGAGCCGGCTCTGTACTCGGCGGTCATCACCGGGTCGGCGATCTCGATCCTCGCGATCATCGCGCTCATGGGGTCGCTGCAGCGCTTCTGGAAACTCGATCTACTCAGCGGAGGACTCAAAGGATGA
- a CDS encoding ABC transporter substrate-binding protein: MRSRKLATTTVAGIIALALAGCAGGDAGADASTDDVVTLDWWTWWGNAEAYADAWNAENPNIQIKVSNVGIGEEQTAKLLAAVRAGEGPDLALAEYQTLPSYVVSGIAEDITQYVSDAEDRFTEPVWNLTTLEGTTYGVPVDLGPMMLFYRPDLFEQFGIDVPETWAEYRTAAETVKAQDPSVFMNVFSPIDAGKFAGLAQQAGAEWWTVEDGTWSVDINDDASKKVADYWQGLVDSELVSAQPWWTPEFYKLVADGKVLSFPAGAWLGGSNFVTNIGPEQAGLWRAAPLPVWDEGDPTGYMGSSTIVVTTTSEHPEQAAEFVKWLGATSEGNAELHDVGAPIASLAGLEEYADEPGPDGSIVQGQEEYYGLLATVLENTASVTYGPNSVATFTAYRDEIGRALRDGSSFADALDAVQQATVDDLEASGFTVN, from the coding sequence GTGCGGTCACGAAAGCTCGCCACCACGACGGTGGCTGGAATCATCGCTCTGGCGCTCGCCGGTTGCGCCGGAGGGGATGCCGGCGCGGACGCATCGACCGACGATGTCGTCACGCTCGACTGGTGGACGTGGTGGGGCAACGCCGAGGCGTACGCCGACGCGTGGAACGCCGAGAACCCGAACATCCAGATCAAGGTCAGCAACGTCGGCATCGGCGAGGAGCAGACCGCGAAGCTGCTCGCGGCCGTCCGCGCCGGAGAGGGGCCGGACCTCGCGCTCGCCGAGTATCAGACTCTGCCTTCGTACGTGGTGTCCGGCATCGCCGAGGACATCACGCAGTACGTCTCGGACGCCGAGGACCGGTTCACCGAGCCCGTCTGGAATCTGACGACGCTGGAGGGAACGACGTACGGGGTGCCTGTCGACCTCGGCCCGATGATGCTGTTCTACCGGCCGGACCTCTTCGAGCAGTTCGGCATCGACGTCCCCGAGACGTGGGCCGAGTACCGCACGGCAGCCGAGACGGTCAAGGCGCAGGACCCGTCGGTGTTCATGAACGTGTTCTCGCCCATCGACGCCGGCAAGTTCGCCGGTCTCGCCCAGCAGGCCGGCGCCGAATGGTGGACCGTGGAAGACGGAACGTGGTCCGTCGACATCAACGACGACGCCAGCAAGAAGGTGGCCGATTACTGGCAGGGCCTCGTCGACAGCGAGCTCGTCTCGGCGCAGCCGTGGTGGACGCCTGAGTTCTACAAGCTCGTGGCCGACGGCAAGGTGCTGTCGTTCCCGGCGGGCGCGTGGCTGGGCGGCTCGAACTTCGTCACGAACATCGGGCCGGAACAGGCGGGCCTGTGGCGCGCCGCGCCGCTGCCGGTGTGGGACGAGGGCGACCCGACCGGGTACATGGGCTCGTCGACCATCGTCGTCACGACGACGAGCGAGCACCCCGAGCAGGCCGCGGAGTTCGTGAAGTGGCTGGGTGCCACTTCTGAGGGCAACGCCGAGCTCCACGACGTCGGTGCTCCGATCGCGTCGCTCGCCGGGCTCGAGGAATATGCCGACGAGCCCGGCCCCGACGGCAGCATCGTCCAAGGCCAGGAGGAGTACTACGGGCTTCTCGCGACAGTGCTCGAGAACACGGCATCCGTGACGTACGGGCCGAACTCCGTGGCGACCTTCACGGCGTACCGCGACGAGATCGGCCGCGCGCTGCGAGACGGATCGTCGTTCGCCGATGCGCTGGATGCCGTTCAGCAGGCCACGGTCGACGACCTCGAAGCCAGCGGCTTCACCGTCAACTAG
- a CDS encoding dihydrodipicolinate synthase family protein → MSTLPDGAYPVMLTPFTDDGVVDVDGLDRFTDWLIDRGAAGLFPVALSGEMFELSEPERLDVARRVVQRAAGRVPVLASVVEFGDAEAVAAATARLAETGVDVVVLIASVLLAESDPESALWDKIDAALAAAPEVSFGVYECPLPYHRILSTAAVSQLASTGRFTFFKETSHDIATMAERVAASDGTPLKVFNAGIESLVESLEVGVSGLSGWIVNVYPEHVQWIVENGATARARELQTALDHVERSMGPTYPASAKELVEQRAGLGWGLGGRWQPRDVDAAAMSQLLAGADAIAAGGR, encoded by the coding sequence ATGTCCACACTGCCCGACGGCGCCTACCCGGTCATGCTCACACCGTTCACCGATGACGGTGTGGTGGATGTCGACGGGCTGGACCGCTTCACGGACTGGCTCATCGACCGGGGAGCCGCGGGGCTGTTCCCCGTCGCCCTCTCGGGTGAGATGTTCGAGCTGTCCGAACCGGAGCGCTTGGATGTCGCTCGTAGGGTCGTGCAGCGGGCCGCGGGACGTGTGCCGGTGCTCGCCTCCGTCGTCGAGTTCGGCGACGCCGAGGCCGTGGCGGCCGCTACCGCACGTCTGGCTGAGACCGGCGTCGACGTCGTCGTGCTCATCGCCTCGGTGCTCCTCGCCGAATCCGACCCGGAATCGGCGCTGTGGGACAAGATCGACGCCGCGTTGGCGGCGGCACCCGAGGTGAGCTTCGGCGTGTACGAGTGCCCGCTTCCGTACCATCGGATTCTGAGCACGGCAGCCGTCTCGCAGCTGGCGAGCACGGGTCGCTTCACGTTCTTCAAGGAGACGAGCCACGACATCGCGACGATGGCCGAACGTGTCGCGGCCTCCGACGGAACTCCGCTCAAGGTGTTCAACGCGGGAATCGAGTCGCTCGTGGAGTCGCTCGAGGTGGGGGTGTCGGGTCTTTCGGGCTGGATCGTCAACGTTTACCCGGAGCACGTGCAGTGGATCGTCGAGAACGGTGCGACGGCGCGAGCACGCGAGCTGCAGACGGCGCTCGATCACGTCGAACGTTCGATGGGTCCGACCTACCCTGCCTCGGCGAAAGAGCTCGTCGAGCAGCGTGCCGGGCTGGGCTGGGGCCTCGGTGGTCGGTGGCAGCCGCGGGATGTCGATGCGGCAGCGATGTCGCAGCTCCTGGCCGGTGCCGACGCCATCGCGGCGGGCGGCCGCTGA
- a CDS encoding ThuA domain-containing protein yields MPSAMILTGMEPYRDLWHGLGATSERVSELLRGWGFDTELTDDLLAGVDAAPDLLVVNIAGRGSHPDPREARTARGLNRILDERVPVLALHSAAIAFADQPVWRQIIGGRWEPGISGHPQIGTSAIHVLRGHEITHELDPFAVYDERYSRLTRDSGVALAEHVEDGVRHELAWALEADDGRRAVYDGLGHAVESYDSPGRVELFRREVAWLSRIRIRS; encoded by the coding sequence ATGCCCAGTGCGATGATCCTGACCGGAATGGAGCCGTACCGTGATCTGTGGCACGGCCTCGGTGCCACGTCGGAGCGCGTCTCGGAGCTGCTGCGGGGGTGGGGGTTCGACACCGAGCTCACCGACGATCTGCTGGCGGGCGTCGATGCCGCGCCGGACCTGCTGGTGGTGAACATCGCGGGGAGGGGATCGCACCCCGACCCGCGCGAGGCGCGGACCGCTCGGGGGCTGAACCGCATCCTCGACGAGCGCGTGCCCGTACTGGCCCTGCACTCCGCGGCCATCGCGTTCGCCGATCAGCCTGTGTGGCGGCAGATCATCGGTGGTCGCTGGGAGCCGGGCATCTCGGGGCATCCGCAGATCGGAACGAGCGCGATCCACGTGTTGCGCGGCCATGAGATCACGCATGAGCTCGATCCGTTCGCTGTCTACGACGAGCGGTACTCGCGCCTGACCCGAGACTCCGGCGTGGCCCTCGCCGAGCACGTCGAGGACGGCGTGCGTCACGAACTCGCGTGGGCACTGGAAGCGGATGACGGGCGTCGAGCGGTCTACGACGGACTCGGTCACGCGGTCGAGTCGTACGACTCGCCGGGCCGCGTCGAGCTGTTCCGTCGCGAGGTGGCGTGGCTCAGCCGCATCCGGATTCGCTCTTGA
- a CDS encoding DUF368 domain-containing protein yields MPVTRMLFDAGRGALIGTAEIIPGVSGGTVALIVGVYETLIASAGHLARGIAYAIVDGVRGRGMARAGREFAAVRWAVILPVGVGMVAAVVVASALLAPIVEAEPVASRALFCGLILASLVVPIRMVGGRWRPREYGLAALGVAVGFALTSLPQVDPLEPPLPVVALAAAFAVCALVVPGVSGSFLLLAVGMYAPTLAAVNERDLVYLGVFVLGALVGLGLFVSVLQWLLAHRRRVMLATMTGLMIGSLRALWPWQEAGVVQAPGADLVPVLLLVALGAAAVGGVLLIESAVLRRAARRLDAGDADG; encoded by the coding sequence GTGCCCGTCACCCGAATGCTGTTCGATGCCGGCCGCGGCGCCTTGATCGGAACCGCGGAGATCATCCCGGGAGTCAGCGGCGGCACCGTCGCGTTGATCGTAGGGGTCTACGAGACGCTCATCGCATCGGCCGGCCACCTGGCTCGCGGGATCGCCTACGCGATCGTCGACGGCGTGCGCGGTCGCGGGATGGCGCGGGCCGGCCGCGAGTTCGCCGCTGTGCGCTGGGCGGTCATCCTGCCCGTGGGCGTCGGGATGGTCGCGGCCGTCGTGGTGGCGTCGGCGCTGCTCGCGCCCATCGTCGAGGCCGAGCCGGTCGCCTCGCGCGCGCTGTTCTGCGGCCTCATCCTCGCGTCGCTCGTCGTGCCGATCCGCATGGTCGGCGGGCGCTGGCGGCCCCGCGAGTACGGTCTCGCCGCGCTCGGCGTCGCGGTCGGCTTCGCCCTGACCAGCCTGCCGCAGGTCGATCCTCTCGAACCACCGTTGCCGGTGGTCGCCCTGGCCGCCGCCTTCGCCGTGTGCGCGCTCGTCGTGCCCGGCGTCTCGGGGTCGTTCCTGCTGCTGGCCGTCGGCATGTACGCCCCGACGCTGGCGGCGGTCAATGAGCGCGACTTGGTGTATCTCGGCGTGTTCGTCCTCGGCGCGTTGGTGGGCCTGGGGCTGTTCGTCTCGGTGCTGCAGTGGCTTCTGGCCCACCGGCGCCGCGTCATGCTCGCGACCATGACCGGGCTCATGATCGGGTCCCTGCGGGCGCTCTGGCCGTGGCAGGAGGCCGGCGTCGTGCAGGCCCCCGGGGCCGATCTGGTGCCCGTCCTGCTGCTCGTCGCACTGGGAGCCGCGGCAGTGGGAGGCGTGCTGCTCATCGAGTCGGCCGTGCTCCGGCGCGCCGCCCGTCGATTGGATGCCGGCGACGCCGACGGCTAG
- a CDS encoding LacI family DNA-binding transcriptional regulator gives MTSVAPGQQVSVRDVARLAGVSPGTVSNALNHPQRVTEQTRVRVEQAIDKLGFVRNHAARQLRVGRSRMVGLVVLDMSNPFFTDVARGADDACEAFGTAVLVGNSDQSADREARYLDAFEEQRVRGVLLSPMTEDLARVERLSAQGIPVVLVDRAAPSGSHIPSVSVDDERGGWLAAQHLIESGRRRIAFIGNSNPALHQTRDRLAGVRRAVAGASGVTLETIAPPDASLSAGVRAARTLVDRPESERPDGVVCPTDVIALGVLHALIMAGIRVPIDVAVTGYDDIETAETAAVPLTTVRQPAREMGETAIRLLEATFTGLDVGESHVVFQPELVVRGSS, from the coding sequence ATGACGTCAGTCGCGCCGGGCCAGCAGGTCAGCGTCCGTGACGTGGCGCGGCTGGCCGGCGTCTCGCCCGGCACGGTCTCGAACGCCCTGAACCACCCGCAGCGCGTCACCGAGCAGACCCGCGTCCGGGTGGAGCAGGCGATCGACAAGCTCGGCTTCGTCCGTAACCATGCCGCGCGACAGCTGCGCGTCGGCCGCAGCCGCATGGTCGGCCTCGTGGTGCTGGATATGTCCAACCCCTTCTTCACCGACGTCGCGCGCGGCGCCGACGACGCGTGCGAGGCCTTCGGAACCGCCGTGCTCGTGGGCAACAGCGACCAGAGCGCGGACCGCGAAGCGCGCTACCTCGACGCGTTCGAGGAGCAGCGCGTCCGTGGTGTGCTGCTCTCGCCGATGACCGAGGATCTGGCGCGCGTCGAAAGGCTGTCCGCGCAGGGCATCCCCGTCGTCCTCGTGGACCGTGCGGCACCATCGGGCTCGCACATCCCCTCCGTGTCCGTGGACGACGAACGCGGAGGATGGCTCGCCGCCCAGCACCTGATCGAGTCGGGACGGCGGCGGATCGCCTTCATCGGCAACTCGAACCCCGCCCTCCACCAGACGCGCGATCGGCTCGCCGGCGTCCGCCGCGCGGTCGCCGGTGCGAGCGGGGTGACGCTCGAGACGATCGCACCGCCGGACGCCTCCCTCTCCGCCGGCGTCCGGGCGGCGCGGACCCTCGTGGACCGACCGGAGAGCGAGCGTCCCGACGGCGTCGTCTGCCCCACCGATGTCATCGCGCTCGGCGTGCTGCACGCGCTCATCATGGCCGGCATCCGCGTGCCGATCGACGTGGCTGTGACCGGCTACGACGACATCGAGACCGCCGAGACCGCCGCGGTCCCCCTGACGACCGTGCGCCAGCCGGCCCGAGAGATGGGCGAGACGGCCATCCGACTGCTCGAGGCGACCTTCACCGGGCTCGACGTCGGCGAAAGCCACGTCGTGTTCCAGCCGGAGCTCGTCGTCCGAGGCAGCTCCTGA
- a CDS encoding aldo/keto reductase, with protein sequence MTTDQTTTTTSAVDSAARRPLWAGGPEVTGLCIGTAGWSSVPGFRPAAPTLHETELAAERLFAGPVNFADTSNNYGGGESEQRLGHVIERNGGLPDGFVLQTKLDRDMTTGEFSGSRIRRSLEESLERLGLDRLPIAYLHDPENTTFDEATGPGGPVDEMKRMLDEGLIGALGISGGPVEMLLQYMDLGIFSTVITHNRYTLVDRSAAPVLDRARELGMGVLNGAPYGGGLLASYPPITNIYHYAPARPAILAAAESMGALLQARGIPLAAAALQFSLREPRVTSTIVGALYAEQIDAALELSRVPIDEDVWVELDALTPPASEWIPWPLPTRS encoded by the coding sequence ATGACTACCGACCAGACCACCACGACGACGTCCGCCGTCGACTCCGCCGCTCGCCGTCCGCTCTGGGCCGGCGGCCCCGAGGTGACGGGCCTGTGCATCGGCACGGCGGGCTGGAGCAGCGTCCCGGGCTTCCGCCCGGCCGCTCCCACCCTGCACGAGACCGAGCTCGCCGCCGAACGGCTGTTCGCCGGACCGGTCAACTTCGCCGACACGTCCAACAACTACGGGGGAGGCGAGAGCGAGCAGCGCCTGGGCCACGTCATCGAGCGCAACGGCGGGCTGCCGGACGGCTTCGTTCTGCAGACCAAGCTCGACCGCGACATGACGACGGGCGAGTTCTCGGGGAGTCGCATCCGTCGATCTCTCGAGGAGAGCCTCGAGAGACTCGGGCTCGACCGCCTGCCGATCGCCTATCTGCACGACCCCGAGAACACGACCTTCGACGAGGCGACGGGGCCCGGGGGCCCGGTGGATGAGATGAAGCGGATGCTGGACGAGGGGCTCATCGGTGCGCTCGGCATCTCGGGGGGGCCCGTCGAGATGCTTCTGCAGTACATGGACCTCGGCATCTTCTCGACGGTCATCACGCACAACCGATACACGCTGGTGGATCGATCGGCCGCGCCGGTGCTGGACCGTGCGCGCGAGCTCGGGATGGGAGTGCTGAACGGCGCTCCCTACGGAGGGGGGCTTCTCGCCTCCTACCCGCCGATCACGAACATCTACCACTATGCGCCCGCGCGACCGGCGATCCTCGCGGCAGCGGAGAGCATGGGGGCGCTCCTCCAGGCTCGCGGCATCCCGCTCGCCGCTGCCGCTCTGCAGTTCAGCCTGCGCGAGCCGCGCGTCACCTCCACGATCGTCGGCGCGCTTTACGCCGAACAGATCGACGCGGCCCTCGAGCTGAGCCGGGTGCCCATCGATGAGGACGTCTGGGTGGAGCTCGATGCGCTCACCCCGCCGGCATCCGAGTGGATCCCATGGCCGCTGCCGACGCGGTCGTGA